In Kitasatospora gansuensis, a genomic segment contains:
- a CDS encoding alpha/beta fold hydrolase — protein MSTATLPADCVLPAAEQEYRIRSADGHWIHAAAYGPEGAPLVVLAHGWTCSTRFWAPVIHQLLPDHRVVAYDQRGHGRSDIPATPAGYSTVKLADDLEAVLGHVVPAGARAVLAGHSMGGMTIMAAADRAEVADRTAATVLVSTGPGDLLAELNVLPAAVRGGLRRFLGRQLLQSRLPLGPVTPVTRAALKYATMGPATPADRVEANVRIVHACPAGVRYGWSRVLGTLDLYDRLAKLAAPTAVVVGTHDRLTPPVHSHRMLAALPAPEGLLELPGVGHMSPVERPAEVAGEIRRLVDSYLLTTRKVAE, from the coding sequence ATGAGCACGGCCACCCTGCCCGCCGACTGTGTCCTGCCCGCCGCCGAGCAGGAGTACCGGATCCGCTCGGCCGACGGCCACTGGATCCACGCCGCCGCGTACGGCCCCGAGGGCGCGCCGCTGGTGGTGCTCGCCCACGGCTGGACCTGCTCCACCCGGTTCTGGGCCCCCGTCATCCACCAACTCCTGCCCGACCACCGGGTGGTGGCGTACGATCAGCGCGGCCACGGCCGCAGCGACATACCGGCCACCCCGGCCGGGTACTCCACGGTGAAGCTGGCCGACGACCTGGAGGCGGTGCTCGGCCACGTCGTCCCGGCCGGCGCCCGGGCCGTGCTGGCCGGGCACAGCATGGGCGGTATGACCATCATGGCCGCCGCCGACCGGGCCGAGGTGGCCGACCGGACCGCCGCCACGGTCCTGGTCAGCACCGGACCCGGCGACCTGCTGGCCGAGCTGAACGTGCTGCCCGCCGCCGTCCGCGGTGGCCTGCGCCGGTTCCTCGGGCGGCAGTTGCTCCAGTCCAGGCTGCCGCTCGGCCCGGTCACCCCGGTCACCCGGGCCGCCCTCAAGTACGCCACCATGGGCCCGGCCACCCCCGCCGACCGGGTGGAGGCCAACGTCCGGATCGTGCACGCCTGCCCCGCCGGGGTGCGGTACGGGTGGTCCCGGGTGCTCGGCACCCTCGACCTGTACGACCGGCTGGCCAAGCTGGCCGCCCCCACCGCCGTGGTGGTCGGCACCCACGACCGGCTGACCCCGCCGGTGCACTCGCACCGGATGCTCGCCGCACTGCCCGCACCCGAGGGCCTGCTCGAACTGCCCGGCGTCGGCCACATGTCCCCGGTCGAGCGCCCCGCCGAGGTGGCGGGCGAGATCCGCCGACTCGTCGACTCGTACCTGCTCACGACTCGGAAGGTGGCCGAATGA
- a CDS encoding MFS transporter, producing the protein MAVFAAFGTAARLTGGRVLLWSALGRLPNAMCPIGALLLVTHNSGSVWRGSAATGLLAIGQAVGGPLVGRLADRHGQRRIGLLTAAVNTVAILALVAASEAGRPLPEQLAAAGLIGLSVPLVGPLSRSRWVRLAGGDAELTSATLSLDGTVDEISFTAGPAVIGLLAALVDPAAGLLLGAGLVAVCATLFALHPTAAPGNPVQQRGAGRLLTTPYLLLLAGMALLGTCFGSVQVGVTATTEALGQPGAAGLIYGLMGGTSALAGLATVALPARWDLPLRLRVGTGLLLAVSLPLLAVGSVGGLALAIGGLGLAVAPQMITMFGLVERTVPAARLGEAMAALVSSITLAQAGGTLLAGLLAERHGTTAPFWITCTAALAALTLAGTTATSRRYRRTAGVLESAPAS; encoded by the coding sequence ATGGCCGTGTTCGCCGCCTTCGGGACCGCCGCCCGACTGACCGGCGGCCGGGTGCTGCTCTGGTCCGCGCTCGGGCGGCTGCCCAACGCGATGTGCCCGATCGGGGCACTGCTGCTGGTCACCCACAACTCCGGCAGCGTCTGGCGCGGTTCGGCCGCCACCGGGCTGCTGGCGATCGGTCAGGCGGTCGGCGGCCCACTGGTCGGACGGCTCGCCGACCGGCACGGGCAGCGGCGGATCGGCCTGCTGACCGCCGCCGTCAACACGGTGGCCATCCTGGCCCTGGTGGCCGCCTCGGAGGCCGGGCGTCCGCTGCCCGAGCAGCTGGCTGCGGCCGGCCTGATCGGCCTGTCCGTCCCGCTGGTCGGGCCGCTCTCCCGCAGCCGGTGGGTCCGACTCGCGGGCGGCGACGCCGAGTTGACCTCCGCCACGCTCTCGCTGGACGGCACCGTCGACGAGATCTCGTTCACCGCGGGCCCGGCCGTGATCGGCCTGCTGGCCGCCCTGGTGGACCCGGCCGCCGGGCTGCTGCTGGGCGCCGGGCTGGTCGCGGTCTGCGCCACGCTGTTCGCACTGCACCCGACCGCCGCCCCGGGCAATCCCGTCCAACAGCGCGGTGCTGGAAGGCTGTTGACCACCCCGTACCTGTTGCTGCTGGCCGGGATGGCGCTGCTCGGCACCTGCTTCGGCTCGGTCCAGGTCGGGGTGACCGCGACCACCGAGGCGCTCGGGCAGCCGGGCGCGGCGGGGCTGATCTACGGACTGATGGGCGGCACCAGCGCGCTGGCCGGGCTGGCCACCGTCGCGCTGCCGGCCCGCTGGGACCTACCGCTGCGGCTGCGGGTGGGCACCGGGCTGCTGCTAGCGGTCTCGCTGCCGCTGCTCGCGGTCGGCAGCGTCGGCGGCCTGGCGCTGGCCATCGGCGGCCTCGGGCTGGCGGTCGCACCGCAGATGATCACGATGTTCGGACTGGTCGAACGGACCGTCCCGGCCGCCCGGTTGGGCGAGGCGATGGCCGCCCTGGTCTCCAGCATCACGCTGGCCCAAGCGGGCGGCACCCTGCTGGCGGGCCTGCTGGCCGAGCGGCACGGCACCACCGCGCCGTTCTGGATCACCTGCACGGCCGCACTGGCCGCGCTCACCCTGGCCGGGACCACCGCCACCTCCCGACGCTACCGGCGGACGGCCGGGGTGCTCGAGTCGGCGCCCGCGAGCTGA
- a CDS encoding DUF6895 family protein, whose amino-acid sequence MTPDTRLLGTAQRLGSNALHWLHRAHQAGHGSLPPDTTIDLSDPDTAYKPLGESALAASLVLRDGVAGARDLAAAGELIEFCWHQLQSGNLLYERQLRFPNLTDPLETYASFARSGYRHRQLDELLGSLTRLRATHAAELVPNRRLAVANARRVIGLDHRPDWAALAAATWLGATPEPWAIDWSTGYDLTHTVFHLTDWGARPDGLPAPLRSYLRDWLPVWADIWLEVGQWDLVGELLIVDSCTGEPVCGLDPWERLASAQHPDGLTPRDTEPVDQDPARAFKDHEHTAVVAAIAGTVTLARALGAPPVAA is encoded by the coding sequence ATGACGCCCGACACCCGCCTGCTCGGCACCGCCCAGCGGCTCGGCTCGAACGCGCTGCACTGGCTGCACCGCGCCCACCAGGCCGGCCACGGCAGCCTGCCGCCGGACACCACCATCGACCTCTCCGACCCGGACACCGCCTACAAGCCGCTCGGCGAATCCGCGCTGGCCGCCTCGCTGGTCCTGCGGGACGGCGTGGCGGGTGCCCGCGACCTGGCGGCGGCGGGCGAGCTGATCGAGTTCTGCTGGCACCAGCTGCAGAGCGGGAACCTGCTCTACGAACGGCAGTTGCGCTTCCCCAACCTGACCGACCCGCTGGAGACGTACGCCTCCTTCGCCCGGTCCGGCTACCGGCACCGGCAGCTGGACGAGCTGCTCGGCTCGCTCACCCGGCTCCGGGCCACCCACGCCGCCGAGCTGGTGCCCAACCGACGGCTGGCCGTCGCCAACGCCCGCCGGGTGATCGGCCTGGACCACCGGCCGGACTGGGCCGCGCTGGCCGCCGCGACCTGGCTCGGCGCCACCCCCGAGCCCTGGGCGATCGACTGGAGCACCGGCTACGACCTCACCCACACCGTCTTCCACCTCACCGACTGGGGCGCCAGGCCGGACGGCCTGCCGGCCCCGCTCCGTTCCTACCTGCGGGACTGGCTGCCGGTCTGGGCCGACATCTGGCTGGAGGTCGGCCAGTGGGACCTGGTCGGCGAGCTGCTGATCGTCGACTCCTGCACCGGCGAGCCGGTCTGCGGCCTCGACCCCTGGGAACGGCTGGCCAGCGCCCAGCACCCCGACGGACTGACCCCCCGGGACACCGAGCCGGTCGACCAGGACCCGGCGCGGGCCTTCAAGGACCACGAGCACACGGCGGTGGTCGCGGCGATCGCCGGGACGGTCACCCTGGCCCGGGCCCTCGGCGCCCCGCCGGTGGCTGCGTGA
- a CDS encoding MerR family transcriptional regulator — protein MEIEEHREYRVEELAEAAGISTRTLRFYRERKLLQPPRREGRIAWYGERHLTRLRMIGELLERGHTLGGITELIGAGENGQDVAGLIGLKAAITAPWSDETPVHLSWAELETAFGDQLTDRNTAESIDQGYITVEEDGITHVSRRLMDATTALVAEGIPLGAVLSASRKAQEYADSVAEVFTSLIRDQLLGALERAEELTPSEAARLTEQVHRLRPLARTVADAQFTLAMDRRVAAEYRAVLEQHL, from the coding sequence GTGGAGATCGAGGAGCACCGGGAGTACCGGGTCGAGGAGCTGGCCGAGGCGGCCGGGATCAGTACCCGGACGCTGCGCTTCTACCGCGAGCGCAAGCTGCTCCAGCCGCCCCGCCGGGAGGGCCGGATCGCCTGGTACGGGGAGCGGCACCTGACCCGGCTGCGGATGATCGGCGAGCTGCTGGAGCGCGGGCACACCCTGGGCGGCATCACCGAGCTGATCGGCGCCGGCGAGAACGGGCAGGACGTGGCCGGGCTGATCGGCCTGAAGGCCGCCATCACCGCCCCCTGGTCGGACGAGACCCCGGTGCACCTGAGCTGGGCCGAACTGGAGACCGCCTTCGGCGACCAGCTCACCGACCGCAACACCGCCGAGTCGATCGACCAGGGCTACATCACGGTCGAGGAGGACGGCATCACCCACGTCAGCCGCCGGCTGATGGACGCCACCACCGCCCTGGTGGCCGAGGGCATCCCGCTCGGCGCGGTGCTGTCCGCCAGCCGCAAGGCGCAGGAGTACGCGGACTCGGTCGCCGAGGTCTTCACCTCGCTGATCCGCGATCAGCTGCTCGGCGCGCTGGAGCGGGCCGAGGAACTGACGCCGAGTGAGGCCGCCCGGCTGACCGAGCAGGTGCACCGACTCAGGCCGCTGGCCCGGACGGTGGCCGACGCACAGTTCACGCTGGCGATGGACCGGCGGGTGGCCGCCGAGTACCGGGCCGTCCTGGAACAGCACCTCTGA
- a CDS encoding SDR family oxidoreductase — MSPQLAGQVVVVTGAARGVGALTARKLAQRGARVALVGLEPAELKEVAAQCGPEATSWEADVTDLAALRVVARAIQDRYGRIDTVIANAGIALGGPLLDSDPDAFDRVIQVNLLGSVATARAFLPALTESRGYLLQIASLAALTPAPLMAAYCASKAGVEAFAHSLRAEVAHQGVKVGVGYLSWTDTDMVRGADQDAVLRQMRARLPWPANKTYPLPPAVDRLVAGIARRSAHVYAQPWLRGMQPVRWLLPSLIATVGARDVAKLAPQLKATAGSRLRPVGAGGEADTTARATS, encoded by the coding sequence ATGAGCCCGCAGCTGGCCGGTCAGGTCGTCGTCGTCACCGGAGCCGCCCGGGGCGTCGGCGCCCTGACGGCCCGTAAGCTCGCCCAGCGCGGCGCCCGGGTCGCGCTGGTCGGCCTGGAGCCGGCCGAACTGAAGGAGGTCGCCGCCCAGTGCGGTCCGGAGGCCACGTCCTGGGAGGCCGACGTCACCGACCTGGCGGCGCTGCGCGTCGTCGCGCGGGCGATCCAGGACCGGTACGGCAGGATCGACACCGTGATCGCCAACGCCGGGATCGCCCTCGGCGGGCCGCTGCTGGACAGCGACCCGGACGCCTTCGACCGGGTGATCCAGGTCAACCTGCTCGGCAGCGTCGCCACCGCCCGGGCCTTCCTGCCCGCGCTCACCGAGAGCCGGGGCTACCTGCTGCAGATCGCCTCGCTGGCCGCGCTCACCCCCGCCCCGCTGATGGCCGCGTACTGCGCGAGCAAGGCCGGGGTCGAGGCCTTCGCCCACTCGCTCCGCGCCGAGGTGGCCCACCAGGGGGTCAAGGTCGGGGTGGGGTACCTGAGTTGGACCGACACCGACATGGTGCGCGGCGCCGACCAGGACGCCGTGCTGCGGCAGATGCGGGCCCGGCTGCCCTGGCCCGCGAACAAGACCTACCCGCTGCCGCCCGCCGTCGACCGGCTGGTCGCGGGCATCGCCCGCCGGTCCGCCCACGTCTACGCCCAGCCCTGGCTGCGCGGCATGCAGCCGGTCCGCTGGCTGCTGCCGAGCCTGATCGCGACCGTCGGAGCGCGCGACGTGGCCAAGCTGGCACCGCAGTTGAAGGCCACCGCGGGCTCCCGGCTGCGCCCGGTCGGCGCGGGCGGCGAGGCCGACACGACGGCTCGCGCCACGTCCTGA
- a CDS encoding serine hydrolase domain-containing protein, producing MTLSGGGAALAALVAAVPGATAVTLVTVSGEGSEVRCHGREFAGGPETTADTGYELGSVTKTFTALLLAELADRGAVTLDDPLSAHLPGTADCTLHQLATHTAGLPRLPPGLLRSALPQWYRNPYAAFDDDRLLAAPVRPRSPGRVRYSNFGVALLGRALAERTGTPYPELLAELVCAPLGLTATDCAEQAPGRALGHRRGRPLPPWRIPGLPAAGALRSTGRDLLRYLTAHLDPATPALRTVRLPLAWSLRRTTYFHSGGTRGCTAFVGFDPERGTALAALANTGPFLGSRFVQTAYDTLPALTPRRGLVSSRGEDEIS from the coding sequence GTGACGCTCAGCGGCGGCGGTGCGGCGCTCGCCGCACTGGTCGCCGCCGTGCCGGGCGCGACCGCCGTCACACTGGTCACCGTCTCCGGCGAGGGCAGTGAAGTGCGGTGCCACGGACGGGAGTTCGCGGGCGGCCCGGAGACCACCGCGGACACCGGCTACGAACTCGGCTCGGTCACCAAGACCTTCACCGCGCTGCTGCTCGCCGAACTGGCCGATCGGGGCGCGGTCACCCTGGACGATCCGCTCTCCGCCCACCTGCCCGGCACCGCCGACTGCACCCTGCACCAACTGGCCACCCACACCGCCGGGTTGCCCCGACTGCCACCCGGCCTGCTCCGCTCGGCCCTCCCGCAGTGGTACCGCAACCCGTACGCCGCCTTCGACGACGACCGGCTGCTGGCCGCCCCGGTCAGGCCCCGGTCGCCCGGCCGGGTCCGCTACTCCAACTTCGGGGTGGCCCTGCTCGGCCGCGCACTGGCCGAGCGCACCGGGACGCCGTACCCGGAGCTGCTCGCCGAGCTGGTCTGCGCACCGCTCGGGCTGACCGCGACCGACTGCGCCGAGCAGGCCCCGGGCCGGGCGCTCGGCCACCGGCGGGGCCGCCCGCTGCCGCCCTGGCGGATCCCCGGCCTGCCCGCGGCCGGCGCGCTCCGCTCCACCGGCCGGGACCTGCTCCGCTACCTGACCGCCCACCTCGACCCGGCCACCCCGGCCCTGCGGACGGTCCGCCTCCCGCTGGCCTGGAGCCTGCGCCGCACCACCTACTTCCACTCCGGCGGCACCCGGGGCTGCACCGCCTTCGTCGGCTTCGACCCCGAACGCGGCACCGCACTGGCCGCCCTCGCCAACACCGGACCGTTCCTCGGCAGCCGCTTCGTCCAGACGGCGTACGACACCCTGCCGGCCCTCACTCCGAGGAGGGGGTTGGTGTCGAGCAGGGGCGAAGACGAGATATCTTGA
- a CDS encoding flavin-containing monooxygenase: protein MAASPKRTKQRPTEQTPHVRVAVVGSGFGGLGAGVRLRRAGITDFVILERADSVGGTWRDNSYPGCACDVPSHLYSFSFAPNPDWPRSFSGQPDIRAYLERVTDTFGLRPHLRFNAEVTELRWEQEQTRWRITTAAGTWTADAVVSASGPLADPQIPELPGLAEFPGKVFHSSRWDHDYDLTGKRVAVVGTGASAAQIIPQIQPKVGKLTVFQRTPAWVLPRRDREISAAEKWLHAKLPPTGALRRAALFALREVQVDAFVRRPGTLKLVEQLAVHNIHKGVADPELRARLTPDYRIGCKRILLSNTYYPALAAANAEVVSAGLAELRGSTLVAADGSEHEVDAIVFGTGFHVTDMPIAHRVFGIDGVSLAEEWKDGMEALRGSTVRGFPNLFFVIGPNTGLGNSSMILMIESQLNYLIDALTTLSALGGAALQPTARAQRQWNLELQHKMSRTVWSTGGCRSWYQDEGGKNTVLWPASTSSFRRATRKLDLAEYEVIRQTAPVAEEALV, encoded by the coding sequence ATGGCAGCCAGCCCCAAGCGCACCAAGCAGCGCCCGACCGAGCAGACCCCGCACGTCCGGGTCGCCGTGGTCGGATCCGGATTCGGCGGCCTCGGCGCCGGGGTCCGGCTGCGCCGGGCCGGGATCACCGACTTCGTGATCCTGGAGCGGGCCGACTCGGTCGGCGGGACCTGGCGGGACAACAGCTACCCGGGCTGCGCCTGCGACGTCCCCTCGCACCTCTACTCCTTCTCCTTCGCGCCCAACCCGGACTGGCCGCGCAGCTTCTCCGGCCAGCCGGACATCCGGGCCTACCTGGAGCGGGTCACCGACACCTTCGGGCTCCGGCCGCACCTGCGGTTCAACGCCGAGGTCACCGAGCTGCGCTGGGAGCAGGAGCAGACCCGCTGGCGGATCACCACCGCCGCCGGCACCTGGACCGCCGACGCCGTCGTCTCCGCCTCCGGGCCGCTGGCCGACCCGCAGATCCCCGAGCTGCCCGGACTGGCCGAGTTCCCCGGCAAGGTCTTCCACTCCTCGCGCTGGGACCACGACTACGACCTGACCGGCAAGCGGGTCGCGGTGGTCGGCACCGGCGCCTCGGCGGCCCAGATCATCCCGCAGATCCAGCCGAAGGTCGGCAAGCTGACGGTCTTCCAGCGCACCCCCGCCTGGGTGCTGCCGCGCCGCGACCGGGAGATCTCGGCCGCCGAGAAGTGGCTGCACGCCAAGCTGCCGCCCACCGGCGCGCTCCGCCGGGCCGCCCTGTTCGCGCTCCGCGAGGTGCAGGTGGACGCCTTCGTCCGGCGCCCCGGCACCCTCAAGCTGGTCGAGCAGCTGGCCGTCCACAACATCCACAAGGGCGTCGCCGACCCGGAGTTGCGGGCCCGGCTGACCCCGGACTACCGGATCGGCTGCAAGCGCATCCTGCTCAGCAACACCTACTACCCGGCGCTGGCCGCCGCCAACGCCGAGGTGGTCTCCGCCGGACTGGCCGAGCTGCGCGGCTCCACCCTGGTGGCCGCCGACGGCAGCGAGCACGAGGTGGACGCGATCGTCTTCGGCACCGGCTTCCACGTCACCGACATGCCGATCGCGCACCGGGTGTTCGGCATCGACGGGGTCAGCCTGGCCGAGGAGTGGAAGGACGGCATGGAGGCGCTGCGCGGCTCCACCGTGCGCGGCTTCCCGAACCTGTTCTTCGTGATCGGCCCGAACACCGGGCTCGGCAACAGCTCGATGATCCTGATGATCGAGTCCCAACTGAACTACCTGATCGACGCGTTGACCACCCTGTCGGCGCTCGGCGGGGCCGCCCTGCAGCCCACCGCCCGGGCCCAGCGGCAGTGGAATCTCGAACTCCAGCACAAGATGAGCCGCACCGTCTGGTCCACCGGCGGCTGCCGGAGCTGGTACCAGGACGAGGGTGGCAAGAACACCGTGCTCTGGCCCGCCTCCACCAGCAGCTTCCGCCGCGCCACCCGCAAGCTCGACCTGGCCGAGTACGAGGTCATCCGCCAGACCGCCCCCGTCGCCGAGGAGGCGCTGGTATGA
- a CDS encoding SDR family NAD(P)-dependent oxidoreductase, translating into MTTALITGATAGIGAAFARRLAKDGRDLVLVARDADRLADTAAELTKKYGVEVEVLPADLATDAGIGAVEERLRDGARPVDILINNAGFGNKGSFLTVPLDQELDMLKVHVEAILRTTTAALPGMRERGFGGVVNVASVAAFLPRGTYGASKAWVVSFTQGVARDLGGTGVRLMALAPGFTRTEFHQRAGMGTSNVPAWGWLSAERVVDEALRDLAKGRSLSIPGKRYKAVVAVARLLPSGKLGGVSAKAARTYE; encoded by the coding sequence ATGACGACTGCTCTCATCACCGGCGCGACCGCCGGCATCGGCGCCGCCTTCGCCCGCCGTCTCGCCAAGGACGGCCGGGACCTCGTCCTGGTCGCCCGCGACGCCGACCGGCTGGCCGACACGGCGGCCGAACTGACGAAGAAGTACGGCGTCGAGGTCGAGGTGCTGCCCGCCGACCTGGCCACCGACGCGGGGATCGGCGCCGTCGAGGAGCGGCTGCGGGACGGCGCCCGGCCGGTCGACATCCTGATCAACAACGCCGGCTTCGGCAACAAGGGCTCCTTCCTGACCGTCCCGCTGGACCAGGAGCTCGACATGCTCAAGGTGCACGTCGAGGCGATCCTGCGGACCACCACGGCCGCCCTGCCGGGCATGCGCGAGCGCGGCTTCGGCGGCGTCGTGAACGTCGCCTCGGTGGCGGCCTTCCTGCCGCGCGGCACGTACGGCGCCAGCAAGGCCTGGGTGGTGAGCTTCACCCAGGGGGTGGCCCGCGACCTGGGTGGCACGGGGGTGCGCCTGATGGCGCTGGCGCCGGGCTTCACCCGGACGGAGTTCCACCAGCGGGCCGGGATGGGGACCTCCAACGTGCCCGCCTGGGGCTGGCTGTCGGCGGAGCGGGTGGTGGACGAGGCGCTCCGCGACCTGGCCAAGGGCCGCTCGCTCTCGATCCCCGGCAAGCGCTACAAGGCCGTCGTGGCGGTTGCCAGGCTGCTGCCGTCCGGCAAGCTGGGTGGTGTCTCCGCCAAGGCGGCGCGGACGTACGAGTAA
- a CDS encoding NADP-dependent isocitrate dehydrogenase, giving the protein MTDSTIIYTHTDEAPALATYSLLPVIQAYASTAGVSVETRDISLAGRIIASFPEFLEEGQRIADALAELGELAKTPGANIIKLPNVSASIPQLKAAVAELQAQGYALPDYPDDPKTDQDRDVRARYDKIKGSAVNPVLREGNSDRRAPASVKNYAKTHPHRMGAWSADSRTNVATMGANDFRSTEKSAVVTEAGALRIEHVAADGTTTVLRESVPVLAGEVVDASVMRAAALNEFLAAQVAKAKAEGVLFSVHLKATMMKVSDPIIFGHVVRAFFPKTFAAYGEVLAAAGLSPNNGLGGILDGLAALPQGAEIKASFDAELADGPALAMVDSDKGITNLHVPSDVIVDASMPAMIRTSGHMWGPDGAEADTLAVLPDSSYSGVYQAVLDDCRAHGAFDPSTMGSVPNVGLMAQAAEEYGSHDKTFEIAAAGTVRLVDASGEVVLEQAVEAGDIFRSCQTKDLPIQDWVKLAVTRARATGNPAVFWLDATRAHDAVLIEKVKQYLPEHDTEGLQIEILAPVEATAFSLERIRRGEDTISVTGNVLRDYLTDLFPILELGTSAKMLSVVPLMNGGGLFETGAGGSAPKHVQQLVKENYLRWDSLGEFFALAASFEHLAQTTGNASAQVLADTLDRATGTFLNEDKSPSRRLGGIDNRGSHFYLALYWAQELAAQTVDAELAGAFAGLAKTLAEQEQTIVAELIAVQGSPADIGGYYQPDAAKAAAIMRPSATLNEALATLA; this is encoded by the coding sequence GTGACTGACTCGACCATCATCTATACGCACACCGACGAGGCCCCGGCACTGGCGACGTATTCGCTCCTGCCGGTGATCCAGGCCTACGCCTCGACTGCGGGCGTCAGTGTGGAGACGCGCGACATCTCCCTGGCCGGGCGCATCATCGCGAGCTTCCCCGAGTTCCTCGAGGAGGGTCAGCGGATCGCCGACGCCCTCGCCGAGCTCGGTGAGCTCGCCAAGACCCCGGGCGCCAACATCATCAAGCTGCCGAACGTCTCGGCCTCGATCCCGCAGCTGAAGGCTGCCGTGGCCGAGCTGCAGGCGCAGGGCTACGCGCTGCCGGACTACCCGGACGACCCGAAGACGGACCAGGACCGCGACGTCCGCGCCCGGTACGACAAGATCAAGGGCAGTGCCGTCAACCCGGTGCTCCGCGAGGGCAACTCCGACCGCCGCGCCCCCGCCTCGGTGAAGAACTACGCCAAGACCCACCCGCACCGGATGGGTGCCTGGTCGGCCGACTCCAGGACCAACGTCGCCACCATGGGCGCGAACGACTTCCGCTCCACCGAGAAGTCCGCCGTGGTCACCGAGGCCGGTGCGCTCCGGATCGAGCACGTCGCCGCCGACGGCACCACCACCGTGCTGCGCGAGTCGGTGCCGGTGCTCGCGGGCGAGGTCGTGGACGCCTCGGTCATGCGCGCCGCCGCGCTGAACGAGTTCCTGGCCGCCCAGGTCGCCAAGGCCAAGGCCGAGGGCGTGCTGTTCTCGGTGCACCTCAAGGCCACCATGATGAAGGTCTCCGACCCGATCATCTTCGGCCACGTGGTCCGCGCTTTCTTCCCGAAGACCTTCGCCGCCTACGGCGAGGTGCTGGCCGCCGCCGGTCTGAGCCCGAACAACGGCCTCGGCGGCATCCTCGACGGCCTGGCCGCGCTCCCCCAGGGAGCGGAGATCAAGGCCTCGTTCGACGCCGAGCTGGCCGACGGCCCGGCGCTCGCGATGGTCGACTCGGACAAGGGCATCACCAACCTGCACGTGCCGAGCGACGTGATCGTCGACGCCTCGATGCCGGCCATGATCCGCACCTCCGGCCACATGTGGGGCCCGGACGGCGCCGAGGCCGACACCCTGGCCGTGCTGCCGGACAGCAGCTACTCCGGTGTCTACCAGGCCGTCCTCGACGACTGCCGCGCCCACGGCGCCTTCGACCCGTCGACCATGGGCTCGGTCCCGAACGTCGGTCTGATGGCGCAGGCGGCCGAGGAGTACGGCAGCCACGACAAGACCTTCGAGATCGCCGCCGCCGGCACCGTCCGCCTGGTCGACGCCAGTGGCGAGGTCGTGCTGGAGCAGGCCGTGGAGGCCGGGGACATCTTCCGTTCCTGCCAGACCAAGGACCTGCCGATCCAGGACTGGGTCAAGCTGGCCGTCACCCGGGCCCGCGCCACCGGCAACCCGGCCGTGTTCTGGCTGGACGCCACCCGCGCCCACGACGCGGTGCTGATCGAGAAGGTCAAGCAGTACCTGCCGGAGCACGACACCGAGGGTCTGCAGATCGAGATCCTCGCCCCGGTCGAGGCCACGGCGTTCTCGCTGGAGCGGATCCGCCGCGGCGAGGACACCATCTCGGTGACCGGCAACGTGCTGCGCGACTACCTGACCGACCTGTTCCCGATCCTGGAGCTGGGCACCAGCGCCAAGATGCTCTCGGTCGTGCCGCTGATGAACGGTGGCGGTCTGTTCGAGACCGGCGCGGGCGGCTCCGCCCCGAAGCACGTCCAGCAGCTGGTCAAGGAGAACTACCTGCGCTGGGACAGCCTGGGCGAGTTCTTCGCGCTGGCCGCGAGCTTCGAGCACCTGGCCCAGACCACCGGCAACGCGAGCGCCCAGGTGCTCGCCGACACCCTGGACCGGGCCACCGGCACCTTCCTCAACGAGGACAAGTCGCCGAGCCGCCGCCTCGGTGGCATCGACAACCGTGGCAGCCACTTCTACCTGGCCCTGTACTGGGCCCAGGAGCTGGCCGCCCAGACCGTCGACGCCGAGCTGGCCGGGGCGTTCGCGGGCCTGGCCAAGACCCTGGCCGAGCAGGAGCAGACCATCGTGGCCGAGCTGATCGCCGTGCAGGGTTCGCCCGCCGACATCGGTGGCTACTACCAGCCCGACGCCGCCAAGGCCGCCGCCATCATGCGGCCGTCGGCGACCCTCAACGAGGCGCTGGCGACCCTCGCCTGA